The following coding sequences lie in one Methylotuvimicrobium alcaliphilum 20Z genomic window:
- the flhB gene encoding flagellar biosynthesis protein FlhB, translating into MAEDTGQDKTEEPTAKRLEDARKKGQVARSRELNTFVMLVTSSVLLLFMGGYIGQGMIEIMQTQFQLSREVIFAPESPVKYFKQALLDAFWLISPFLAVLVVAALIGPLVLSGWVFSWEALTPKLEKLDPIKGLARLFSKKGLIELLKALIKFLLVFGVAMILYKSFLNEFLGLSAEPLGQAVQHALSHIGFGFLVLSASLILIVMVDVPYQLWDHHEKLKMTRQEVRDEMKESQGNPEIKGRQRRIQMEMSQRRMMEEVPKADVIVTNPTHFAVALQYDQNSSAAPKVIAKGTDLIAAQIRNLAAGANVPLLVAPPLARALYYSTDLKQEIPQGLFLAVAQVLAYVYQLKTAKAYGWEEPSPPQDLPIPEEFRKE; encoded by the coding sequence ATGGCAGAAGATACCGGTCAGGATAAAACAGAAGAACCCACGGCGAAGCGGCTTGAAGATGCTCGAAAAAAAGGTCAAGTCGCAAGGTCTAGGGAGCTCAATACTTTTGTGATGCTGGTCACCAGTTCGGTATTGCTGTTATTCATGGGCGGATATATCGGTCAAGGCATGATCGAGATTATGCAAACCCAGTTCCAATTGAGCAGGGAGGTTATTTTCGCGCCCGAAAGTCCGGTTAAGTATTTTAAGCAGGCCTTGCTCGATGCTTTCTGGCTCATCTCGCCGTTTTTGGCGGTATTGGTTGTCGCGGCGTTGATTGGACCCTTGGTTCTGAGCGGATGGGTGTTCAGTTGGGAAGCGTTGACGCCGAAGCTGGAAAAACTCGACCCGATCAAGGGGTTGGCCCGTTTGTTTTCGAAAAAAGGATTGATCGAGTTGTTGAAGGCGCTGATCAAATTTTTGTTGGTGTTCGGCGTTGCAATGATCTTATATAAGTCGTTTTTGAACGAGTTTCTTGGCTTGAGTGCAGAGCCCTTGGGGCAGGCTGTTCAGCATGCCTTGTCTCATATCGGTTTCGGTTTTTTGGTGTTGAGTGCGTCGTTGATTTTGATCGTGATGGTCGATGTACCTTACCAACTCTGGGATCATCATGAAAAGTTGAAAATGACACGCCAGGAAGTGCGCGACGAAATGAAGGAGTCTCAAGGAAATCCGGAAATCAAAGGGCGTCAGCGCAGGATACAAATGGAAATGTCGCAACGGCGCATGATGGAGGAAGTGCCTAAGGCCGATGTCATCGTAACCAATCCGACGCATTTTGCCGTGGCATTGCAATACGATCAAAATTCGTCTGCTGCGCCGAAGGTCATTGCCAAGGGTACCGATCTGATTGCGGCGCAAATTCGCAATTTGGCGGCCGGTGCGAATGTGCCGCTATTGGTTGCACCGCCTCTGGCTCGGGCCTTGTATTACTCTACCGATTTGAAACAGGAGATACCGCAAGGCTTGTTTTTGGCGGTCGCGCAGGTGCTGGCCTATGTGTATCAGTTAAAAACAGCCAAGGCTTACGGTTGGGAAGAGCCGTCGCCGCCGCAAGATTTGCCGATCCCTGAAGAGTTTCGAAAAGAGTAG
- a CDS encoding MinD/ParA family protein has translation MKKTNPVRVIAVTSGKGGVGKTNLSVNLGLALAEQGKRVALLDADMGLANVDVLLGMYPKFNLSHVLKGEKTLNEIIVTGPSGLQVIPASSGLQHMSDLSTVEQAAVIRAFSDIDQDLDVLIVDTAAGISSSVINFARACQEVIVVVCDEPTSLTDAYAFIKLLNRDYGLSRFHILTNMVQSAQQGQNLFQKLTKVTDRYLDVTLQFAGAVPYDEYLRKAVQQQSPVVAAYPRSKASLALKNVARQINSWPIKGQAGGYLEFFIERMIQYGAQKDVA, from the coding sequence ATGAAAAAAACGAATCCCGTTCGGGTCATCGCGGTCACTAGCGGTAAAGGCGGCGTTGGGAAAACCAATTTATCGGTAAACTTGGGTTTGGCACTGGCCGAACAAGGCAAGCGAGTTGCCTTGCTCGATGCCGATATGGGGCTTGCCAATGTCGACGTATTACTGGGCATGTATCCGAAATTCAATCTTTCGCATGTATTGAAAGGCGAAAAGACATTGAACGAAATTATCGTGACCGGGCCGTCCGGGTTGCAAGTGATTCCGGCTTCGTCGGGCTTGCAGCATATGTCCGATTTGTCGACGGTCGAACAAGCCGCAGTCATTCGGGCATTTAGCGATATCGATCAGGATTTGGATGTGCTGATTGTCGATACGGCGGCGGGTATATCGTCCAGCGTCATTAATTTTGCCCGTGCTTGTCAAGAAGTCATCGTTGTCGTGTGCGACGAGCCGACCTCTTTAACCGATGCCTATGCTTTCATTAAGCTCTTAAATCGTGATTACGGCTTAAGCCGCTTCCATATTTTGACTAACATGGTTCAAAGCGCACAGCAAGGCCAGAATCTTTTTCAAAAATTGACGAAAGTCACCGACCGATATCTGGATGTGACGTTACAGTTTGCAGGTGCGGTACCTTATGATGAATATTTACGCAAAGCCGTTCAGCAACAAAGCCCGGTCGTCGCCGCCTATCCGCGCAGTAAAGCCTCTCTGGCCTTGAAAAATGTGGCAAGACAAATAAATAGCTGGCCGATCAAAGGACAAGCGGGCGGTTATCTTGAGTTCTTTATCGAACGCATGATCCAATACGGCGCACAAAAGGATGTTGCATGA
- a CDS encoding protein-glutamate methylesterase/protein-glutamine glutaminase yields MAVKVLIVDDSGFICKRIKEILEESKDSGGRAEFEVVGIANNGLQAIRLTAALSPDVITMDIEMPLMDGITAVKRIMAETPTPILMFSAMTQVGAQATLDALHAGAVDFLPKRLDEIDADRETAKRLLRRRVRMVALQTGKSKTRSSGAALAKDATEQAEKSLEKPVKQGIQQTAKQFGALRIVVIAASTGGPVAVQKVLSQVQQSCPLPVIIVQHMPQNFTASFAERLDQLCRIKVREARDGDILAPGTALVAAGGMQLEFKGSGVRKSIVLRPKITGEIYSPCADITLASVARHFHDAVLAVVLTGMGSDGKEGARKLKQAGSIVWAQNEESCTIYGMPKAVIDAGLADNVYSLDEIGRQLSRIT; encoded by the coding sequence ATGGCCGTTAAGGTATTGATAGTCGACGATTCCGGGTTCATTTGTAAAAGAATCAAAGAAATCCTTGAGGAGTCGAAAGATAGCGGAGGACGCGCCGAATTTGAAGTGGTGGGTATCGCCAATAACGGCTTGCAAGCGATTAGGTTGACGGCTGCCTTATCGCCCGATGTCATAACGATGGATATCGAGATGCCGTTGATGGACGGCATTACTGCGGTTAAGCGCATCATGGCGGAAACGCCGACCCCTATTTTGATGTTTTCGGCAATGACTCAGGTAGGCGCCCAAGCGACACTGGATGCCTTGCATGCCGGCGCGGTGGATTTTTTACCGAAGCGATTGGATGAGATCGATGCCGACCGAGAAACGGCCAAACGCTTGCTTCGGCGAAGGGTGCGCATGGTTGCCTTGCAAACCGGAAAAAGCAAAACAAGAAGCAGCGGCGCAGCGCTGGCTAAGGATGCAACCGAACAGGCAGAAAAATCGCTCGAAAAACCGGTTAAGCAAGGAATTCAACAAACAGCGAAACAATTCGGCGCGTTACGCATCGTGGTGATTGCTGCCTCGACCGGCGGTCCTGTTGCGGTGCAGAAAGTGTTAAGTCAAGTTCAGCAGTCATGCCCGTTGCCGGTAATCATTGTTCAACATATGCCGCAAAACTTCACGGCTAGTTTTGCGGAGCGGTTGGATCAATTATGCCGTATCAAGGTGAGGGAAGCACGCGATGGCGATATCTTGGCGCCGGGAACAGCGTTGGTTGCGGCAGGTGGAATGCAATTGGAATTCAAAGGCTCCGGCGTGCGTAAGTCGATTGTTTTAAGGCCGAAAATAACCGGAGAGATTTACAGCCCGTGTGCCGATATTACACTGGCTTCAGTCGCTCGGCATTTTCACGATGCCGTGTTGGCGGTTGTCTTAACCGGTATGGGTTCGGATGGTAAAGAAGGTGCTCGAAAACTGAAACAAGCCGGTTCGATAGTTTGGGCGCAAAACGAGGAAAGTTGCACGATATACGGTATGCCCAAAGCGGTTATCGATGCAGGCTTGGCCGATAATGTTTACAGCCTCGATGAAATAGGACGGCAATTAAGTCGGATCACTTAA
- a CDS encoding RNA polymerase sigma factor FliA yields MKGAAMYASVQSGEKEDLVLRHVPLVKRIAYHLLAKLPETVLVEDLIQSGMIGLLDAIKHFDASQGASFDTYAGIRIRGAMLDEVRRSDWTPRSVHKKARMVSDAIRHIESKTGRDANDGEVAEYLGISADEYGRILQDTQCCRTLSVEELSEEGDAAFYDNQPLKNDPLNRLSREKFNQALVESIRSLPEREQLVVSLYYVDELNLREIGQILNISESRVSQISSQAMLRLRARLADWREGHDNGD; encoded by the coding sequence ATGAAGGGAGCGGCCATGTATGCGTCGGTGCAATCGGGTGAAAAAGAAGACCTGGTACTGCGGCATGTGCCTTTAGTTAAACGGATTGCCTATCATTTATTGGCCAAACTGCCTGAAACGGTATTGGTCGAGGACTTGATTCAATCCGGAATGATCGGCTTGTTGGATGCGATCAAGCATTTCGATGCCTCGCAAGGCGCCAGTTTCGACACGTATGCCGGTATCCGCATTCGGGGTGCAATGCTCGACGAAGTTCGACGATCCGATTGGACGCCGCGTTCCGTTCATAAAAAAGCGCGTATGGTGAGCGATGCGATAAGACACATCGAAAGTAAAACCGGCCGCGATGCCAACGATGGCGAGGTCGCGGAGTATTTGGGGATCAGTGCCGACGAATACGGACGTATATTGCAAGATACGCAATGCTGTCGTACCTTGAGCGTCGAGGAGTTGTCCGAAGAAGGCGATGCGGCTTTTTATGATAATCAGCCGTTAAAAAACGATCCGTTGAACCGATTAAGCCGAGAAAAATTCAATCAGGCGTTAGTCGAGTCGATTCGAAGTTTGCCCGAGCGCGAACAGCTCGTGGTTTCGCTGTATTATGTCGATGAATTAAATTTACGCGAAATCGGCCAAATTTTAAATATTAGCGAGTCCCGTGTCAGTCAAATCAGCAGTCAGGCCATGTTGAGATTGCGAGCGAGACTTGCGGACTGGCGAGAAGGTCATGATAATGGCGACTGA
- a CDS encoding chemotaxis protein CheA — MAIDLDDEILQDFLVESGEIIELLGEQLVQLEQMPNDYDLLNAIFRGFHTVKGGAGFLAIDPLVEVCHKAEDVFNVLRQGDREVDPKLMDVVLQVLDIVNEMFGQIRAGQEPEPASPALLSKLQAFTSPGKASEAEAPKQRGVEEQEQEPSPIASADEIDIVEKEFESMLNMADEESEGVGDSSGSDEITEEEFEQLLDTLHGKGASPTAPKITHSESQPASAADEITEDEFEQLLDALHGKGGAPTSPKSDRSETASNAGVESESAETVSIPADKSVSAASDSDEITEDEFENLLDQLHGKGKFNPSVVAETGDQAPKAPEKQPVAESVPDNKDKPSPANKSSSAASSIEQHDTKDPKPAASKAAPSGAPQIEPTVRVDTQVLDDIMNMVGELVLVRNRFQTLRSASDSDDQMVKAIANLDVVTADLQLAVMKTRMQPIKKVFGRFPRVVRDLARSLNKQIRLELVGEETDLDKNLVEALADPLVHLVRNSVDHGIESPEERAAAGKPAEGVVVLTASQQGDHIELSIKDDGKGMNANALRAKVVEKGLMDADTAARLDQRECFNLIFMPGFSTKSEISDVSGRGVGMDVVKTRISQMNGAVEVDSKEGVGTTITIKVPLTLAIMPTLMVKLADQAFALPLGSVMEILDLDLRVTNVVDGQQVVMVRNKALPLFYLGEWLVQDPNYVLNKKASAHVVVVNAGGRQVGFVVDQLIGQEEVVIKALGAKLQGLDGLSGATITGDGRIALILDVPGLMKRYAS; from the coding sequence ATGGCGATTGATCTGGACGACGAAATTTTACAGGATTTTCTAGTCGAATCCGGTGAAATAATTGAATTATTGGGCGAGCAGTTGGTTCAACTTGAGCAGATGCCCAATGATTACGATTTACTCAATGCCATATTTAGAGGTTTTCATACCGTCAAAGGCGGTGCCGGGTTTTTAGCGATAGACCCCTTGGTTGAAGTTTGCCATAAAGCTGAAGATGTCTTTAATGTGCTTCGACAAGGCGATAGAGAAGTCGATCCTAAATTAATGGATGTCGTGCTTCAGGTGCTGGATATTGTTAACGAAATGTTCGGTCAGATCCGTGCCGGACAAGAACCTGAACCGGCATCGCCGGCATTGCTGAGCAAACTTCAGGCTTTTACGTCCCCAGGCAAAGCATCCGAAGCAGAAGCGCCCAAACAAAGGGGCGTGGAAGAGCAAGAACAAGAGCCATCGCCTATTGCCTCCGCCGATGAAATCGATATTGTCGAGAAAGAATTCGAATCGATGCTGAATATGGCCGACGAGGAATCTGAAGGCGTTGGCGATAGTTCAGGCTCCGATGAAATCACCGAGGAAGAGTTCGAGCAATTGCTCGATACCTTGCATGGTAAAGGCGCTTCGCCGACCGCGCCTAAAATAACGCACAGCGAGTCGCAACCGGCTTCGGCTGCCGATGAAATTACCGAAGATGAATTCGAGCAACTACTCGATGCATTACATGGCAAAGGGGGGGCGCCGACATCGCCCAAATCCGATCGAAGCGAAACCGCATCGAATGCAGGAGTCGAATCGGAAAGTGCCGAAACGGTATCGATACCTGCCGACAAATCGGTGTCGGCGGCTTCGGATTCCGATGAAATTACCGAAGACGAATTCGAAAATTTGCTCGATCAATTGCATGGTAAAGGGAAGTTCAACCCTTCAGTAGTTGCTGAAACCGGCGATCAAGCACCTAAGGCGCCGGAAAAGCAACCTGTCGCCGAATCTGTTCCCGATAATAAAGATAAGCCGTCGCCTGCTAATAAGTCATCGTCCGCTGCTAGTTCAATTGAGCAGCATGACACTAAAGACCCAAAGCCCGCCGCTTCAAAAGCAGCCCCTTCAGGCGCCCCGCAAATCGAGCCCACCGTTCGAGTCGATACTCAGGTGCTCGACGATATCATGAACATGGTCGGCGAATTGGTTTTGGTGCGAAATCGTTTTCAGACGCTTAGATCCGCATCCGATAGCGATGATCAGATGGTCAAGGCCATTGCCAATCTCGACGTAGTGACAGCTGATCTACAATTAGCGGTCATGAAAACTCGAATGCAGCCGATTAAAAAAGTATTCGGTCGTTTTCCACGCGTGGTCCGGGATCTGGCGCGTAGCCTGAATAAACAGATAAGGCTGGAATTGGTTGGAGAAGAAACCGATCTCGACAAGAATTTAGTCGAGGCTTTGGCGGACCCGTTGGTGCATTTAGTGAGAAATTCGGTCGATCATGGTATCGAAAGCCCGGAAGAGCGGGCTGCGGCAGGTAAGCCGGCCGAAGGCGTAGTCGTGTTGACCGCTTCGCAGCAAGGCGATCATATCGAGTTATCGATTAAGGATGATGGCAAGGGCATGAATGCCAATGCTTTGCGTGCCAAAGTCGTCGAAAAGGGTTTAATGGATGCCGATACCGCCGCTCGACTGGATCAACGCGAATGTTTTAATTTAATTTTTATGCCCGGATTTTCGACCAAATCCGAGATCTCCGATGTTTCGGGACGAGGCGTCGGTATGGATGTTGTAAAGACCCGCATTTCTCAAATGAACGGTGCGGTCGAGGTTGATTCAAAGGAAGGCGTTGGTACCACGATTACCATCAAGGTACCTTTGACGCTTGCGATCATGCCGACATTGATGGTCAAACTGGCCGATCAAGCCTTCGCATTACCGTTGGGTAGCGTGATGGAAATTCTCGATCTGGATCTGCGTGTGACTAATGTCGTAGATGGGCAGCAGGTCGTCATGGTTCGAAACAAAGCCTTACCGCTATTTTATCTTGGCGAATGGCTCGTGCAGGATCCGAATTATGTACTTAATAAAAAAGCTTCTGCGCATGTGGTCGTGGTCAATGCCGGTGGGCGTCAAGTCGGTTTTGTCGTGGATCAATTAATTGGTCAGGAAGAAGTTGTCATTAAAGCTTTGGGCGCGAAATTGCAAGGTTTGGACGGGCTTTCGGGGGCGACGATCACCGGTGACGGGCGCATTGCACTGATTCTCGACGTGCCCGGTTTAATGAAGCGATATGCAAGCTAA
- the flhA gene encoding flagellar biosynthesis protein FlhA, whose product MDLTRILNTLKMISGSGLGAPLLIIMILSMVVLPLPPFLLDLFFTFNIAFSLIILLVVIYMLNPLEFSVFPTVILVATLMRLALNVASTRIVLLEGHQGGAAAGKVIEAFGSFVIGGNFAVGLVVFSILVVINFVVVTKGAGRVAEVGARFTLDAMPGKQMAIDADLNSGLITQDQARERRSEVAAEADFYGSMDGASKFVRGDAVAGIIILFVNIIGGLAIGVGQHGMSFAEAGEIYVLLTIGDGLVAQIPSLLLSSASAIVVTRVKGGTEDIGQQVSAQLFENSKALYITAGVMGALGVIPGMPNLVFILLAGSMAGSAYMIDRRQKVLASIETKRELDVRQTVPEVKELGWDDVMPVDIIGLEVGYRLIPLVDKNQGGQLMTRIKGVRKKLSQELGFLVPTVHIRDNLDLSPTMYRITLMGVTMGEAEIFPELELAINPGQVFGSLKGRECRDPAFGLEAVWIDAGQKDHAQTLGYTVVDPGTVIATHLSHLLQSNSHELFGYEEAQQLLDNLAKVAPKLVEDLVPKTLPLGVVVKVLQNLLQEHVSIRDIRTIAETLAEFGVKSQDPDILTSAVRVALGRSIVHEISGIQQELPVITLDSELERLLHKSLQTAGEGGVGIEPGLAEQMHRSLEESAQKMEMEGQVPVLLVSSFVRPWLARFVRHSISGLHVLAYNEIPEDRQIRVVSTVGQRA is encoded by the coding sequence ATGGACCTTACCCGAATTTTAAATACCTTAAAAATGATAAGCGGCTCAGGACTCGGCGCGCCGCTGCTGATCATCATGATTTTGTCGATGGTGGTCCTGCCGTTGCCGCCGTTTTTGTTGGATTTGTTTTTCACGTTCAATATTGCCTTTTCTCTGATTATTCTGTTGGTCGTTATTTATATGCTGAATCCGCTGGAGTTTTCGGTGTTTCCGACGGTAATTTTGGTGGCGACTTTGATGAGGCTGGCATTGAACGTGGCGTCGACACGAATCGTCTTGCTCGAGGGACATCAAGGCGGTGCGGCGGCGGGTAAGGTGATTGAAGCGTTCGGCTCGTTCGTCATCGGCGGTAATTTCGCGGTGGGCTTGGTGGTGTTTTCGATCTTGGTTGTGATCAATTTCGTCGTGGTGACCAAAGGTGCGGGTCGGGTTGCTGAAGTGGGCGCGCGGTTTACATTGGATGCGATGCCGGGCAAGCAAATGGCGATCGATGCCGATCTCAATTCCGGATTGATTACGCAGGATCAGGCGCGCGAGCGGCGTTCCGAGGTGGCCGCCGAGGCCGATTTTTACGGCTCGATGGATGGCGCCAGTAAATTCGTCAGAGGCGATGCGGTTGCCGGTATCATTATTTTATTCGTCAATATTATCGGCGGACTCGCGATCGGCGTGGGTCAACATGGAATGAGTTTTGCAGAGGCCGGCGAAATTTATGTGCTATTGACTATCGGTGACGGCTTGGTCGCTCAGATTCCTTCGCTATTGCTGTCGAGTGCGTCGGCGATCGTGGTGACGCGCGTAAAAGGCGGTACCGAGGATATCGGTCAGCAAGTCAGCGCGCAGCTTTTCGAAAATTCCAAAGCCTTGTATATCACTGCCGGTGTAATGGGGGCTTTGGGGGTTATTCCGGGCATGCCGAATTTGGTATTCATTCTGCTGGCCGGTTCTATGGCCGGTTCTGCTTATATGATCGACAGGCGTCAGAAGGTTTTGGCCAGTATCGAAACTAAGCGGGAGCTCGATGTTCGCCAAACCGTACCGGAGGTCAAGGAGTTGGGTTGGGATGATGTGATGCCGGTCGATATCATCGGCTTGGAAGTCGGCTACCGTTTGATTCCATTGGTCGACAAAAATCAAGGAGGGCAGCTGATGACGCGGATCAAAGGTGTGCGTAAAAAGTTGTCGCAGGAGTTGGGTTTTTTAGTGCCTACGGTGCATATTCGCGATAATTTGGATTTGTCGCCGACGATGTATCGCATCACTTTGATGGGCGTAACCATGGGCGAGGCGGAGATCTTTCCCGAATTGGAATTGGCGATCAATCCCGGTCAAGTTTTCGGTTCGTTGAAAGGCCGGGAATGTCGCGATCCGGCATTCGGTCTGGAGGCGGTTTGGATCGATGCGGGTCAGAAAGATCACGCGCAAACGTTGGGCTATACCGTCGTCGATCCCGGTACTGTTATTGCCACGCATTTGAGTCATTTACTGCAAAGCAACTCGCATGAATTATTCGGCTACGAAGAAGCGCAACAGTTACTCGATAATCTTGCGAAAGTCGCCCCGAAACTGGTCGAGGATCTGGTCCCAAAAACATTGCCGTTGGGTGTTGTGGTCAAGGTGTTGCAAAACTTACTGCAAGAGCATGTGTCGATTAGGGATATTCGTACGATTGCCGAAACTTTGGCGGAGTTCGGCGTCAAGAGTCAAGATCCCGATATCTTGACCTCGGCGGTCCGTGTGGCGCTAGGGCGATCAATCGTTCATGAAATCAGTGGGATACAGCAGGAATTGCCGGTTATTACCTTGGATTCAGAGTTGGAACGATTGTTGCATAAGTCATTGCAGACGGCGGGTGAAGGCGGTGTCGGCATCGAGCCGGGGCTGGCCGAGCAAATGCATCGGTCGCTGGAAGAGAGTGCTCAAAAAATGGAAATGGAAGGACAGGTGCCGGTTTTATTGGTTTCGTCCTTTGTTCGTCCCTGGTTGGCTCGCTTCGTCCGTCATTCGATTTCAGGCTTGCATGTGTTGGCTTACAATGAAATACCTGAAGATCGCCAAATAAGAGTGGTTTCCACGGTTGGACAACGCGCCTAA
- a CDS encoding protein phosphatase CheZ, with translation MTDKDRLSQVKDLLKALEEGDEQTADRILDEIAGIRESQLFIEVGRLTRQLHDAMVHFSVDSKITEIAAQEIPDAKERLRYVITMTEQAADQTLTVVEDIVPVARMLNEQATKLAENWERFLIRKMPFEEFKDMSQEITEYFNESVKSLEIMQNGLNDILMAQGFQDITGQIIRRVIAMVEDLENGMVDLIRLSSVKAASKETVMSNVELPGPVVPGVDDKKDAVATSQDDVDDLLSSLGF, from the coding sequence ATGACCGATAAAGATCGCCTTAGTCAGGTTAAAGACCTGCTTAAGGCATTAGAAGAAGGAGACGAGCAAACGGCCGACAGAATTCTCGATGAAATAGCCGGAATACGCGAAAGTCAGTTGTTCATTGAAGTGGGTAGGTTAACTCGGCAATTGCACGATGCCATGGTGCATTTTTCTGTGGATTCGAAAATCACCGAGATTGCCGCGCAGGAAATTCCGGATGCGAAGGAACGATTGCGTTATGTCATTACAATGACCGAGCAAGCAGCGGATCAAACCTTGACCGTTGTCGAAGATATCGTCCCGGTTGCGCGAATGCTCAACGAACAAGCCACAAAGCTCGCTGAAAACTGGGAACGTTTCTTGATTCGCAAAATGCCTTTCGAAGAGTTCAAGGACATGAGTCAGGAAATCACCGAATATTTCAATGAGTCTGTTAAATCGCTGGAAATTATGCAAAACGGGCTCAACGATATTTTAATGGCTCAAGGTTTTCAGGACATTACCGGGCAAATCATCCGGCGCGTAATAGCAATGGTCGAAGACTTGGAAAACGGCATGGTCGATTTAATCCGTTTGTCAAGCGTTAAAGCGGCTTCGAAAGAGACGGTCATGTCGAACGTCGAATTACCGGGACCGGTCGTGCCCGGTGTTGACGATAAAAAGGACGCGGTGGCGACTAGCCAAGACGATGTTGACGACTTGCTATCCAGCTTGGGTTTTTGA
- the flhF gene encoding flagellar biosynthesis protein FlhF, with amino-acid sequence MKIKRFFASDIRQAMRMVKDELGADAVIMSNRSVDGGVEIVAARDFDEQLIHNKLQKDAAERKAQNPEVKQPPLQDFAAENKSAQIISSTRKKGADGSVPPRPLRRDFDEYLGYAEKMQINRPRRLQPDPVQKPAPAVSAKIEEIPDEPAPAIQEKTVMSARAEEPVSVARENSANDQLIKDMFQELKSLKMTMNSRLSEIGWRQNSQSNPVRVELLHRLVDMGIAKNLSMKVAGRLSNYQTIDPAFKKAQEMLVNVLPVYNDALLDYGGIAALVGPTGVGKTTTIAKLAARFILKHGPRQVALITTDNYRIAAHDQLNTYGRILDVPVRVAADAEQLRNLIDGFADKRLILIDTAGMSQRDQRLAEQIQTLQHDDLRIRPYLVMSAATQYKAMKEIIQAFQIFQPEAGILTKLDEAATKGAAISALIEQRMPLSYVTDGQQVPEDLHVASAKQLIEQCAAESDQESDYNAILDYDDWVAQGYA; translated from the coding sequence ATGAAAATCAAACGTTTTTTTGCATCGGACATTCGCCAAGCGATGCGCATGGTTAAAGATGAGTTGGGTGCCGATGCGGTGATCATGTCCAATCGCTCGGTCGATGGCGGCGTGGAAATCGTCGCTGCTCGCGATTTTGACGAGCAACTCATTCATAATAAATTGCAAAAAGATGCGGCTGAGCGGAAAGCTCAAAACCCCGAAGTCAAACAGCCCCCGTTACAGGATTTTGCGGCTGAAAACAAATCGGCACAGATTATTAGTAGCACTCGAAAAAAAGGGGCGGACGGTTCGGTACCGCCGCGTCCGTTGCGTCGGGATTTTGACGAATATCTGGGTTATGCGGAAAAAATGCAAATAAATCGTCCGCGTCGTTTGCAGCCCGATCCGGTACAGAAGCCGGCGCCGGCTGTATCGGCAAAAATAGAGGAAATTCCCGACGAGCCGGCACCTGCGATTCAGGAAAAAACGGTGATGTCGGCGCGTGCCGAAGAGCCCGTTTCGGTCGCCCGCGAAAACAGTGCGAACGATCAGCTTATCAAAGATATGTTCCAGGAATTGAAATCGCTGAAGATGACGATGAATAGCCGCCTGTCGGAAATCGGTTGGCGGCAAAACAGTCAAAGCAATCCGGTGCGGGTCGAATTGTTGCATCGTTTGGTCGATATGGGGATCGCCAAAAATTTGAGTATGAAAGTCGCCGGTCGCTTGAGTAATTATCAAACCATCGATCCAGCGTTCAAAAAAGCTCAAGAAATGTTGGTTAACGTGCTGCCTGTCTATAATGATGCGCTTTTGGATTATGGCGGAATCGCCGCGTTGGTGGGGCCGACCGGCGTCGGCAAGACTACGACGATCGCTAAATTGGCGGCACGCTTCATTTTGAAACATGGGCCGAGACAAGTCGCGTTGATCACGACCGATAATTATCGTATTGCTGCGCATGATCAACTCAATACCTATGGCCGGATTCTCGATGTGCCGGTTCGTGTGGCGGCCGATGCCGAGCAGCTGCGAAATTTGATCGACGGTTTTGCCGATAAGCGTCTTATTTTGATCGATACCGCCGGAATGAGTCAGCGCGACCAACGCTTGGCCGAGCAAATCCAAACGTTACAGCACGATGACTTACGCATTCGACCTTATTTGGTGATGTCTGCCGCGACGCAATACAAAGCGATGAAAGAGATTATCCAAGCCTTTCAAATTTTTCAGCCTGAAGCAGGCATATTGACTAAACTTGACGAAGCAGCGACCAAGGGGGCGGCAATATCGGCATTAATTGAACAGCGCATGCCGCTATCTTATGTTACCGATGGACAACAAGTACCCGAGGATCTGCATGTGGCCTCGGCCAAGCAATTAATTGAGCAGTGCGCAGCAGAGTCGGATCAAGAAAGCGATTATAATGCCATACTTGATTATGACGACTGGGTGGCGCAAGGTTATGCATAA
- the cheY gene encoding chemotaxis response regulator CheY: MKILIVDDFSTMRRIIKNLLRDLGFTNTAEADDGKTALPRLKSGGIDFLVTDWNMPGMSGLDLLKAVRADPDLATLPVLMVTAEAKREQIIMAAQAGVNGYIIKPFTAATLKEKIEKIFERIDS; the protein is encoded by the coding sequence ATGAAAATTCTCATTGTGGATGATTTTTCGACGATGAGACGTATTATAAAAAACTTGCTGAGGGATTTGGGCTTTACTAATACGGCCGAAGCCGATGACGGTAAAACCGCTCTGCCGAGACTAAAATCCGGAGGCATCGATTTTCTAGTGACCGACTGGAATATGCCGGGCATGTCCGGATTGGATTTGCTGAAAGCCGTTCGAGCCGACCCGGATCTTGCCACGCTCCCGGTTTTAATGGTAACGGCCGAAGCGAAGCGCGAGCAAATTATTATGGCGGCTCAAGCAGGCGTCAATGGATATATCATCAAGCCGTTTACCGCCGCGACGCTCAAAGAAAAAATCGAAAAAATCTTTGAACGCATAGACAGCTAA